In Yersinia enterocolitica subsp. enterocolitica, one DNA window encodes the following:
- the zipA gene encoding cell division protein ZipA has translation MMQDLRLILIVVGAIAIIALLLHGLWTSRKERSSLFRDRPVKRPKQERVETPIESLDEGVGEVRVRTAHPQEKPSFNHIDEDDDELPVIQHTETKPVQVKAEPRQKPFASVPTDYEDPLLGGLSAEQPPHESQRDPLLGSVEEHDPQPRYAEPQHVAEHAPRVAPQHVESQPEPAVAAPEVKPQKLKETVLVLHVAAHHGGALGGEVLLQSVLQSGFQFGEMGIFHRHLSPAGSGPVLFSLANMVKPGSFDPDTMSDFSTPGVSMFMMVPSYGDANQNFKLMLQSAQRIADDVGGVVLDDERRMMTPQKLETYKARIREVLDANATA, from the coding sequence ATGATGCAGGATTTGCGTCTGATATTAATCGTTGTTGGCGCGATCGCCATAATAGCGTTGTTATTGCATGGTTTATGGACCAGCCGTAAAGAACGCTCATCGCTTTTTCGCGATCGCCCAGTTAAACGTCCGAAACAAGAACGTGTTGAAACCCCGATCGAGAGTCTCGATGAAGGGGTAGGAGAAGTGCGCGTCCGCACGGCTCATCCACAAGAGAAGCCTTCGTTTAATCATATTGATGAAGACGACGATGAACTGCCGGTGATTCAGCATACTGAAACCAAACCGGTGCAGGTCAAGGCGGAGCCTCGCCAAAAACCTTTTGCTTCAGTGCCAACAGATTATGAAGACCCTCTTTTGGGTGGACTATCTGCTGAGCAACCACCGCATGAATCACAGCGTGATCCTTTGCTTGGCTCGGTTGAAGAACATGACCCACAACCGCGTTATGCAGAGCCACAACATGTGGCTGAACATGCCCCTCGGGTGGCTCCACAACATGTGGAATCACAACCAGAGCCTGCTGTTGCGGCTCCTGAGGTGAAACCGCAAAAACTGAAAGAAACCGTTTTGGTGCTGCATGTTGCTGCACATCACGGTGGTGCTCTGGGTGGCGAAGTGTTGCTACAGAGTGTGCTTCAGTCTGGTTTCCAGTTCGGTGAGATGGGGATTTTCCATCGTCATCTAAGCCCTGCTGGCAGTGGCCCAGTATTATTCAGTCTGGCAAATATGGTGAAACCGGGTTCTTTTGACCCTGACACTATGTCTGACTTCTCAACGCCGGGTGTCTCAATGTTTATGATGGTGCCGTCTTATGGCGACGCGAATCAAAACTTTAAGTTGATGCTGCAATCAGCCCAACGCATTGCCGATGATGTCGGTGGTGTGGTGTTGGATGACGAACGCCGCATGATGACCCCGCAAAAACTGGAAACATATAAGGCTCGCATCCGCGAAGTGTTGGATGCAAACGCAACCGCCTGA
- the cysZ gene encoding sulfate transporter CysZ — MAYTQKAVKKVSGIHYFAQGWQLISRPGIRRFVILPLLVNILLMGGAFWWLFNQIGGWVPQLMSYVPDWLQWLSYLLWPVMVISVLLVFSYLFSTLANFIAAPFNGLLAEQLEASLTGKPLPDTGILGIMKDLPRIMAREWRKLAYYLPRALVLLLLYLVPGVGQTLAPVLWFLFSAWMLSIQYCDYPFDNHKVSFQHMRSALRQDKVDNLQFGALVSLFTMIPLLNLVIMPVAVCGATAMWVDRYRDQFMQPPR, encoded by the coding sequence ATGGCGTATACGCAAAAAGCGGTAAAAAAGGTCAGTGGTATCCATTATTTCGCCCAAGGATGGCAGTTAATCTCCCGTCCAGGTATCCGGCGATTTGTGATTTTGCCCCTCTTGGTGAATATTCTGCTGATGGGTGGGGCTTTCTGGTGGTTATTCAATCAGATAGGGGGCTGGGTTCCCCAATTGATGAGTTATGTCCCTGACTGGTTGCAGTGGCTCAGTTATCTATTGTGGCCAGTGATGGTGATTTCAGTGCTGCTGGTATTCAGTTATCTATTTAGTACGCTGGCCAATTTCATCGCCGCCCCCTTTAACGGTTTGCTGGCCGAACAGTTAGAAGCCAGTTTAACCGGGAAGCCCCTGCCGGATACCGGTATTCTGGGGATTATGAAAGATCTGCCGCGAATTATGGCGCGTGAATGGCGTAAATTAGCCTACTACTTGCCGCGAGCATTAGTGCTGCTGCTGTTGTATTTGGTGCCGGGTGTCGGCCAAACACTGGCCCCTGTTCTGTGGTTCCTGTTCAGCGCCTGGATGCTGTCGATTCAATATTGTGATTATCCCTTTGATAACCACAAAGTGAGTTTTCAGCATATGCGCAGTGCGTTGCGTCAAGATAAGGTCGACAACCTGCAGTTTGGTGCACTGGTGAGCTTATTTACTATGATTCCATTGCTTAATCTGGTGATTATGCCAGTGGCAGTCTGCGGTGCCACCGCAATGTGGGTTGATCGTTATCGCGATCAGTTTATGCAACCACCACGTTAA
- the cysK gene encoding cysteine synthase A translates to MSKIYEDNSLTIGHTPLVRLNRIGNGRILAKVESRNPSFSVKCRIGANMIWDAENRGILTADKELVEPTSGNTGIALAFVAAARGYKLTLTMPETMSIERRKLLKALGANLVLTEGAKGMKGAIAKAEEIQATDPNRYIILQQFSNPANPEIHEKTTGPEIWEDTDGEVDVFIAGVGTGGTLTGVSRYIKKTKGKSITTVAVEPTDSPVITQALAGQEIKPGPHKIQGIGAGFIPGNLDLSLVDRVALVTNDEAISMARRLMDEEGILAGISSGAAVAAAVKLSEEADFTDKTIVVILPSSGERYLSTALFADLFTEQELQQ, encoded by the coding sequence ATGAGCAAGATATATGAAGACAACTCTTTAACAATCGGCCATACGCCGCTGGTTCGTCTGAACCGTATCGGTAACGGGCGCATTTTGGCGAAAGTTGAGTCACGCAATCCAAGTTTCAGTGTTAAATGCCGTATCGGTGCCAATATGATTTGGGACGCCGAAAATCGTGGCATTCTGACCGCAGACAAAGAACTGGTAGAACCTACCAGTGGCAATACCGGCATCGCACTGGCATTTGTTGCAGCCGCGCGCGGTTATAAACTGACCCTGACCATGCCTGAAACCATGAGTATTGAGCGCCGTAAACTGCTCAAAGCATTGGGTGCCAATCTGGTGCTGACCGAAGGTGCTAAGGGGATGAAAGGGGCGATAGCTAAAGCGGAAGAAATTCAAGCCACCGACCCAAATCGCTATATTATCTTGCAGCAATTCAGTAACCCAGCAAACCCGGAAATTCACGAAAAGACCACTGGCCCAGAAATCTGGGAAGACACCGATGGTGAAGTGGATGTCTTTATCGCAGGTGTGGGTACCGGCGGTACTCTGACCGGTGTCAGCCGTTACATTAAAAAAACTAAAGGCAAGTCTATCACCACGGTTGCGGTTGAGCCGACTGATTCTCCTGTCATCACTCAGGCATTGGCGGGTCAGGAAATTAAACCCGGCCCACACAAAATTCAAGGTATCGGCGCCGGTTTCATTCCTGGCAACCTTGATTTGAGTCTGGTTGACCGTGTCGCACTGGTTACCAATGATGAAGCAATCTCTATGGCTCGTCGTTTGATGGATGAAGAAGGTATCCTGGCCGGCATTTCTTCCGGTGCCGCGGTTGCAGCAGCAGTCAAGCTTTCTGAAGAAGCAGACTTTACTGACAAAACAATTGTGGTTATTCTTCCGTCCTCGGGTGAGCGCTATTTAAGTACGGCGTTGTTCGCAGATTTGTTCACTGAACAAGAACTGCAACAGTAG
- the ptsH gene encoding phosphocarrier protein Hpr, with product MFQQEVTITAPNGLHTRPAAQFVKEAKGFPCEITVTSNGKSASAKSLFKLQTLGLTQGTVVTISAEGEDEKKAVEHLVKLMAELE from the coding sequence ATGTTCCAGCAAGAAGTTACTATTACTGCACCAAACGGTCTGCATACCCGCCCTGCTGCCCAGTTCGTAAAAGAAGCAAAAGGCTTCCCGTGCGAAATTACTGTGACCTCTAACGGTAAAAGCGCTAGCGCCAAAAGCCTGTTCAAACTGCAAACTCTGGGCCTGACCCAAGGTACTGTTGTGACGATTTCGGCTGAAGGCGAAGATGAAAAGAAAGCTGTTGAGCATCTGGTAAAACTGATGGCAGAGCTTGAGTAA
- the ptsI gene encoding phosphoenolpyruvate-protein phosphotransferase PtsI, with protein MISGIAVSPGIAFGKALLLKEDEIVINRKKISADHVEQEVERFLAGRAKASAQLETIKTQAGKTFGEEKEAIFEGHIMLLEDEELEQEIIALIKDDKQSADAAAFSVIEGQAKALEELDDEYLKERAADVRDIGKRLLRNILGLEIVDLTTIQDEVILVATDLTPSETAQINLNKVLGFITDLGGRTSHTSIMARSLELPAIVGTSKATTQIKNDDYVILDAVNNKIYLNPTAEVIDQLKAVKEQYITERNDLAKLKDLPAITLDGHQVEVVANIGTVRDIAGAERNGAEGVGLYRTEFLFMDRDSLPTEEEQFQAYKAVAEAMGSQAVIVRTMDIGGDKDLPYMNLPKEENPFLGWRAIRIAMDRKEILHAQLRAILRASAFGKLRIMFPMIISVEEVRELKAELELLKSQLREENKAFDETIEVGVMVETPAAAVIARHLAKEVDFFSIGTNDLTQYTLAVDRGNELISHLYNPMSPSVLGLIKQVIDASHAEGKWTGMCGELAGDERATLLLLGMGLDEFSMSAISIPRIKKIIRNTNFEDVKVLAEQALAQPTAKELMDLVTTFIEEKTLC; from the coding sequence ATGATTTCAGGCATTGCAGTATCACCGGGCATCGCTTTTGGTAAAGCACTTTTACTGAAAGAAGATGAGATTGTCATCAACCGGAAAAAAATCTCTGCTGACCACGTGGAGCAAGAAGTCGAGCGTTTCTTAGCTGGGCGAGCCAAAGCGTCTGCGCAATTAGAAACGATTAAGACCCAAGCTGGCAAAACATTCGGTGAAGAGAAAGAGGCTATCTTCGAAGGGCATATCATGCTGCTGGAAGACGAAGAGCTTGAGCAGGAAATCATAGCCCTCATCAAAGATGATAAACAATCTGCAGATGCAGCCGCTTTTTCAGTCATCGAAGGGCAAGCAAAAGCCTTGGAAGAATTGGATGACGAATATCTGAAAGAACGTGCGGCTGACGTACGTGATATCGGTAAGCGCCTGCTGAGAAATATTCTCGGCCTGGAGATTGTCGATTTAACGACCATCCAAGATGAAGTCATTCTGGTAGCAACCGATCTGACGCCATCTGAAACCGCACAGATTAATCTGAACAAAGTGTTAGGGTTCATCACCGATTTAGGTGGCCGTACCTCTCACACCTCGATTATGGCGCGCTCACTGGAGTTACCGGCGATCGTCGGCACCAGCAAGGCGACCACACAGATTAAGAATGACGACTATGTGATCCTTGATGCGGTCAATAACAAAATCTATTTAAACCCAACTGCCGAAGTGATTGATCAGTTGAAAGCGGTGAAAGAACAGTACATCACCGAGAGAAATGATCTGGCCAAACTGAAAGACTTGCCAGCTATCACCCTGGATGGTCATCAGGTTGAAGTCGTTGCCAACATCGGTACCGTGCGTGATATCGCGGGTGCTGAGCGTAATGGCGCTGAAGGTGTTGGTCTGTATCGTACCGAATTCCTGTTCATGGACCGCGACTCACTGCCGACTGAAGAAGAGCAGTTCCAGGCCTATAAAGCCGTTGCTGAAGCTATGGGCTCGCAAGCTGTTATCGTCCGTACTATGGACATCGGTGGTGATAAAGACCTGCCGTACATGAACTTGCCGAAAGAAGAAAACCCATTCCTGGGCTGGCGTGCCATCCGTATTGCTATGGATCGCAAAGAAATTCTGCACGCACAGCTGCGCGCTATCTTGCGTGCCTCGGCGTTTGGTAAATTGCGCATCATGTTCCCGATGATTATTTCGGTAGAAGAAGTGCGCGAACTGAAAGCAGAACTTGAGCTGCTGAAGAGCCAATTACGCGAAGAAAACAAGGCCTTTGATGAAACCATCGAGGTCGGTGTTATGGTGGAAACACCAGCGGCGGCGGTCATCGCTCGCCATTTAGCTAAAGAAGTTGACTTCTTTAGTATTGGGACAAACGATCTAACTCAGTATACTCTGGCAGTAGATCGTGGCAATGAGCTGATTTCTCATCTCTATAATCCAATGTCACCATCGGTATTGGGCCTGATCAAACAGGTGATTGATGCGTCTCACGCTGAAGGTAAGTGGACCGGTATGTGCGGTGAACTTGCTGGCGACGAACGTGCTACACTGTTGCTATTGGGCATGGGGCTGGATGAGTTCAGCATGAGTGCGATTTCGATCCCACGCATCAAGAAAATTATCCGTAATACGAA